In a single window of the Desulfobacterales bacterium genome:
- a CDS encoding MTH1187 family thiamine-binding protein: MSVVVDLAMFPVDKGEHLSPYVSKAVRIIRQSGLPYTFGPMGTSIEGEWDEVMNVVSLCFQAMRDDCHRIYMTIKADYQKDAENRLSGKIKSVEEKLRP, encoded by the coding sequence ATGAGCGTAGTTGTTGATTTAGCCATGTTTCCGGTGGACAAGGGGGAACATCTGAGCCCTTATGTCTCGAAAGCCGTCAGAATTATCAGACAAAGCGGTCTGCCGTATACATTCGGCCCGATGGGAACCAGCATCGAAGGGGAGTGGGACGAGGTGATGAACGTGGTCAGCCTGTGTTTTCAGGCAATGCGTGACGACTGCCACCGCATCTACATGACCATCAAAGCGGACTATCAGAAAGACGCTGAGAATCGGCTGTCGGGAAAAATCAAATCTGTGGAAGAAAAA